The following coding sequences are from one Delphinus delphis chromosome 19, mDelDel1.2, whole genome shotgun sequence window:
- the ALDOC gene encoding fructose-bisphosphate aldolase C, whose product MPHSYPALSAEQKKELSDIALRIVAPGKGILAADESVGSMAKRLSQIGVENTEENRRLYRQVLFSADDRVKKCIGGVIFFHETLYQKDDNGVLFVRTIQDKGIVVGIKVDKGVVPLAGTDGETTTQGLDGLSERCAQYKKDGADFAKWRCVLKISERTPSALAILENANVLARYASICQQNGIVPIVEPEILPDGDHDLKRCQYVTEKVLAAVYKALSDHHVYLEGTLLKPNMVTPGHACPIKYSPEEIAMATVTALRRTVPPAVPGVTFLSGGQSEEEASLNLNAINQCPLPRPWALTFSYGRALQASALNTWRGQRDNAGAATEEFIKRAEVNGLAAQGKYEGSGEDGGAAAQSLYVANHAY is encoded by the exons ATGCCCCACTCGTACCCAGCCCTTTCTGCTGAGCAGAAAAAGGAGTTGTCCGACATTGCCCTCCGGATTGTGGCCCCAGGCAAAGGCATTCTGGCCGCAGATGAGTCTGTAG GCAGCATGGCCAAGCGGCTGAGCCAAATTGGGGTGGAGAACACAGAGGAGAACCGCCGGTTGTACCGTCAGGTGCTGTTCAGTGCCGATGACCGTGTGAAGAAGTGCATCGGAGGTGTCATATTCTTCCATGAGACACTCTACCAGAAAGATGATAATGGTGTCCTCTTCGTCCGTACCATCCAGGATAAGGGCATTGTCGTGGGCATCAAG GTTGACAAGGGTGTAGTGCCTCTAGCCGGGACTGATGGAGAAACCACCACTCAAG GGCTGGATGGTCTCTCGGAACGCTGTGCCCAGTACAAGAAGGATGGCGCTGACTTCGCCAAGTGGCGCTGCGTGCTGAAAATCAGTGAACGCACGCCCTCAGCACTTGCCATTCTGGAGAATGCCAACGTGCTGGCCCGCTATGCCAGCATCTGCCAGcag AATGGGATTGTGCCTATTGTGGAACCTGAGATCCTGCCTGATGGAGACCATGACCTCAAACGTTGCCAGTATGTTACAGAGAAG GTCCTGGCTGCGGTGTACAAGGCCCTGAGTGACCATCACGTGTACCTGGAGGGGACCCTGCTCAAGCCCAACATGGTGACCCCTGGCCATGCCTGTCCCATTAAGTATAGCCCAGAGGAGATCGCCATGGCAACTGTCACTGCCCTGCGTCGCACTGTGCCCCCAGCTGTCCCAG GAGTGACCTTTCTGTCTGGGGGTCAGAGTGAAGAGGAGGCATCTCTCAACCTCAATGCTATCAACCAATGCCCCCTTCCCCGGCCCTGGGCCCTCACCTTCTCCTATGGGCGTGCCCTGCAGGCCTCTGCACTCAACACCTGGCGAGGGCAACGGGATAATGCTGGAGCCGCCACTGAGGAGTTCATCAAGCGGGCCGAG GTGAATGGCCTTGCGGCCCAGGGCAAGTATGAAGGCAGCGGAGAAGATGGTGGAGCGGCAGCACAATCCCTCTACGTTGCCAACCACGCCTACTGA
- the UNC119 gene encoding protein unc-119 homolog A — protein sequence MKVKKGGGGGAGTGVEPAPGASGRSVETKTELQAESESGSESEPEAGPGPRPGPLQRKQQIGPEDVLGLQRITGDYLCSPEENIYKIDFVRFKIRDMDSGTVLFEIKKPPASERLPINPRDLDPNAGRFVRYQFTPAFLRLRQVGATVEFTVGDKPVNNFRMIERHYFRNQLLKSFDFHFGFCIPSSKNTCEHIYDFPPLSEELINEMIRHPYETQSDSFYFVDDRLVMHNKADYSYSGTP from the exons ATGAAGGTGAAgaagggcggcggcggcggggccgggaCGGGGGTGGAGCCCGCTCCAGGGGCCTCGGGCCGGAGCGTGGAGACCAAGACGGAGCTGCAGGCGGAATCCGAATCCGGGTCCGAGTCGGAGCCGGAGGCAGGCCCGGGGCCCAGGCCGGGGCCGctgcagaggaagcagcagaTCGGGCCGGAGGACGTGCTGGGGCTGCAGCGGATCACGGGCG ACTACCTGTGCTCCCCTGAGGAGAATATCTACAAGATTGACTTCGTCAGGTTCAAGATTCGGGACATGGATTCAGGCACTGTTCTCTTTGAAATCAAGAAGCCCCCAGCCTCAG AGCGGTTGCCCATCAACCCACGGGACCTGGACCCCAATGCTGGGCGCTTTGTCCGCTACCAGTTCACGCCTGCCTTCCTCCGCCTGAGGCAGGTGGGAGCCAC CGTGGAGTTCACAGTGGGAGACAAGCCTGTCAACAACTTCCGCATGATTGAGAGGCACTACTTCCGCAACCAGCTGCTCAAAAGCTTTGACTTCCACTTTGGCTTCTGCATCCCCAGCAGCAAGAACACCTGCGAGCACATCTATGATTTCCCCCCTCTCTCTGAGGAGCTGA TCAACGAGATGATTCGTCACCCATATGAAACACAGTCTGACAGCTTCTACTTCGTGGATGACCGGCTGGTGATGCACAACAAAGCAGACTATTCCTACAGCGGGACGCCCTGA
- the PIGS gene encoding GPI transamidase component PIG-S encodes MAAPGAAATDLEVVRGKRAALFFAAVVIVLGLPLWWKTTETYRAPLPYSQISGLNSLQLRLMVPVTVVFTQESVPLDDQEKLPFTVVHEREIPLKYKLKIKCRFQKAYRRALDHEEEALSLGSIQEAETMFAEPSEQAEGSLTVYVISEHSSLLPQDMMSYIGPKRMAVVRGIMHREAFNIIGHRVIQVAQAMSLTEDVLAAALADHLPEDKWSSDKRRPLKSSLGYEITFSLLNPDPKSHDVHWDIEGAVRRYVQPFLNALRAVGNFSVDSQILYYAVLGVNPRFDPASSSYYLAAHSLPHVINPVESRLGSSAASLYPVLNFLLYVPELAHSPLYIQDKDGAPVATNAFHSPRWGGIMVYNVDPKAYNGSELPVRVKVDMVRVMEVFLAQLRLLFGIAQPQLPPKCLFSGPKSEGIMSWELDRLLWARSVENLATATTTLTSLAQLLGKISNIVIKDDVASEVYRAVAAVQKAAEELASGHLASAFVASQEAVTSSERAFFDPSLLHLLYFPDDQKFAIYIPLFLPMAVPILLSLFKIFLETRKSWKKPEKID; translated from the exons ATGGCGGCCCCGGGGGCCGCAGCTACAGACCTAG AGGTGGTTCGAGGCAAGCGCGCCGCTCTCTTCTTTGCCGCGGTGGTCATCGTGCTGGGGCTGCCGCTCTGGTGGAAGACCACGGAGACCTACCGGGCCCCATTGCCTTACTCCCAGATCAGTGGGCTGAATTCCCTGCAG CTCCGGCTCATGGTGCCGGTCACTGTCGTGTTTACCCAGGAATCAGTGCCATTGGACGACCAGGAAAAGCTGCCCTTCACCGTTGTGCATGAGAGAGAGATCCCTCTGAAGT aCAAATTGAAAATCAAATGCCGTTTCCAGAAGGCCTATCGGAGGGCTTTGGATCATGAGGAGGAAGCCCTGTCATTGGGCAGTATACAAG AGGCAGAAACCATGTTTGCTGAGCCATCGGAGCAAGCAGAGGGCTCCCTGACAGTGTACGTGATCTCTGAACACTCCTCACTTCTCCCTCAG GACATGATGAGCTACATTGGGCCCAAGAGGATGGCAGTTGTGCGGGGGATAATGCACCGGGAGGCCTTTAACATCATTGGCCACCGTGTAATCCAAGTAGCCCAGGCCATGTCTTTGACTGAGGACGTGCTTGCTGCAGCCTTGGCTGACCACCTCCCAGAGGACAAGTGGAGCTCTGATAAGAGGCGGCCTCTCAAGTCCAGCTTGG GCTATGAAATCACCTTCAGTTTACTCAACCCTGACCCCAAGTCCCATGACGTCCACTGGGACATCGAGGGGGCTGTCCGGCGCTACGTGCAGCCCTTCCTGAATGCCCTCAGAGCTGTGGGCAACTTCTCTGTGGACTCTCAG ATCCTTTACTACGCAGTGTTGGGGGTAAACCCCCGCTTTGACCCAGCTTCCTCCAGCTATTATTTGGCCGCACACAGCCTCCCCCATGTCATCAACCCAGTGGAGTCCCGGCTGG GATCCAGTGCTGCCTCCCTTTACCCGGTGCTCAACTTTCTACTCTATGTTCCTGAGCTTGCCCACTCCCCCCTGTACATTCAGGACAAGGATGGCGCTCCAGTGGCCACCAACGCCTTCCACAGCCCCCGCTGGGGTGGCATTATG GTATACAATGTGGACCCCAAAGCCTACAATGGCTCGGAGCTGCCGGTGAGAGTCAAGGTGGACATGGTGCGGGTGATGGAGGTGTTCCTGGCTCAGTTGCG GCTACTCTTCGGGATTGCTCAGCCCCAGTTGCCTCCAAAATGCCTGTTCTCAGGGCCTAAGAGTGAAGGGATAATGAGCTGGGAGCTGGACCGGCTGCTCTGGGCTCGGTCAGTGGAGAACCTGGCCACAGCTACCACCACTCTCACTTCCCTGGCCCAGCTTCTGGGCAAGATCAGCAACATTGTCATCAAGGACGATGTGGCATCTGAG GTGTACAGGGCTGTAGCTGCAGTCCAGAAGGCAGCGGAGGAGTTGGCCTCTGGGCACCTGGCTTCTGCCTTCGTTGCCAGCCAGGAAGCTGTGACATCCTCAGAGCGTGCCTTTTTTGATCCCTCGCTCCTCCACCTCCTCTATTTCCCTGATGACCAGAAGTTTGCCATCTACATCCCACTCTTCCTGCCTATGGCTGTGCCCATCCTCTTGTCCCTGTTCAAGATCTTCCTGGAGACTCGCAAGTCCTGGAAAAAGCCTGAGAAGATAGACTGA